From the genome of Leptospira yasudae, one region includes:
- the srpA gene encoding sigma factor sigX-regulated lipoprotein SrpA, giving the protein MKQNKDKSRGKLLSIASFAMAVLFAFTSCKKDKKDDTMELLLAASILNGPNGTATFNFSNTNGLLAARTQDSSHFFTLPNSIGEGSGFLTDLGGEDPQTYGDGAGDGFNDKFLTPEAVGIQVCKIVAYKSVAKGGPARGKETLENANFVSFDIAGMLGIFNLTMPNVGPCPGFFPAGITQIEKANPISIPIRQIPESERGDYDRVGVVARAFTYYFKSADVAENSYRYVDLVLNNPKIEGIAPPAGSPGASGVVWGNAERGDVVSPIFTKECYASYMTTPSFIFQDLATADEKSAPRMGCNFLEGFVDAGSGSFINGIGSQEQFTRPNDFMNAPISNIATTDKTKKLKFRTPASAASLGTNDPYILIVNLDTSKGTSGSLLFNVSVDKVLFWDSTAGDNVFSPQTDAADRPNATSGSDNLTNTARRNLIFRLPTILSQTK; this is encoded by the coding sequence ATGAAACAGAATAAAGATAAATCACGGGGAAAACTTCTGTCGATCGCTTCGTTCGCAATGGCGGTTCTTTTCGCGTTCACGAGTTGTAAAAAGGATAAAAAGGACGATACGATGGAGCTGTTGTTGGCCGCTTCCATTCTAAATGGACCGAACGGAACGGCGACATTTAATTTTTCCAATACGAACGGTTTGCTCGCCGCAAGAACCCAAGATTCATCGCATTTTTTCACTCTTCCGAACTCGATCGGAGAAGGTTCGGGATTTCTAACGGATTTGGGCGGGGAAGATCCGCAAACCTACGGAGACGGCGCCGGTGATGGATTCAATGATAAGTTTTTAACTCCCGAAGCAGTGGGAATTCAAGTCTGCAAAATCGTAGCCTATAAATCCGTCGCGAAAGGCGGTCCCGCAAGAGGAAAAGAAACATTAGAAAACGCTAATTTTGTTTCCTTCGACATCGCGGGAATGCTTGGAATATTCAACCTCACGATGCCGAACGTCGGTCCTTGTCCCGGATTTTTTCCTGCGGGAATTACTCAGATCGAAAAAGCGAATCCGATTTCTATTCCAATTCGCCAAATTCCCGAGAGTGAAAGAGGAGACTATGATCGAGTCGGAGTCGTAGCAAGAGCGTTTACGTATTATTTCAAATCCGCCGACGTCGCCGAAAATTCCTATCGATATGTGGATCTGGTGTTGAATAACCCGAAAATCGAAGGAATCGCACCGCCTGCGGGGAGTCCCGGCGCTTCCGGTGTCGTTTGGGGAAATGCGGAAAGAGGCGATGTCGTTTCTCCTATCTTTACGAAAGAATGTTACGCGTCTTACATGACGACTCCGAGTTTTATATTCCAGGATCTCGCAACCGCCGATGAAAAAAGCGCCCCGCGTATGGGATGTAATTTTCTTGAAGGTTTCGTAGATGCAGGAAGCGGTTCTTTTATCAACGGGATCGGATCACAGGAACAATTTACAAGACCGAACGACTTCATGAATGCTCCGATCAGTAATATCGCAACTACGGATAAGACGAAAAAACTGAAATTTAGAACTCCTGCTTCTGCCGCTTCCTTGGGAACTAACGATCCTTACATTCTTATAGTCAATCTCGACACTTCAAAAGGAACGAGCGGAAGCCTTCTCTTCAACGTCTCCGTGGACAAAGTACTCTTCTGGGATTCCACAGCCGGAGACAACGTATTTTCT